In Streptomyces sp. RFCAC02, the following proteins share a genomic window:
- a CDS encoding Ppx/GppA phosphatase family protein — MTAVAAIDCGTNSIRLLVARIDPDSGLLTDLDRRMEIVRLGQGVDRTGRLAPEALERTFAACRAYAEAIRAHGVTPDRVRFVATSASRDAENRDDFTGGVRDILGVVPEVVTGDEEAALSFTGATRELAAGTYLVTDIGGGSTEFVLGGGDVRAARSVDIGCVRLTERHLAGPDGTIADPPSDAQLAAMTADVDAALDQAEERVPLTSADTLVGLAGSVTTVAAIALGLTSYDPAAIHHARIGIDRVRETTDRLLSATHAERAAIPVMHPGRVDVIGAGALILRRIMERTGAREVVVSEHDILDGIAFSVAERTGA, encoded by the coding sequence ATGACGGCCGTCGCCGCGATCGACTGCGGGACCAACTCGATCCGCCTGCTCGTCGCCCGGATCGATCCGGACAGCGGTCTGCTGACGGACCTGGACCGGCGCATGGAGATCGTGCGGCTCGGGCAGGGCGTGGACCGGACGGGGCGGCTGGCCCCCGAGGCGCTGGAGCGGACGTTCGCTGCCTGCCGGGCGTACGCGGAGGCGATCCGCGCGCACGGTGTCACGCCGGACCGGGTGCGGTTCGTCGCGACCTCGGCGTCCCGCGACGCGGAGAACCGCGACGACTTCACCGGCGGCGTCCGGGACATCCTGGGTGTCGTGCCCGAGGTCGTCACGGGCGACGAGGAGGCCGCGCTGTCGTTCACCGGCGCCACGCGTGAACTCGCCGCCGGCACCTACCTGGTGACGGACATCGGCGGCGGCTCCACGGAGTTCGTGCTCGGCGGGGGCGACGTACGGGCCGCCCGCAGCGTGGACATCGGCTGCGTACGCCTCACGGAACGGCACCTGGCCGGCCCGGACGGCACGATCGCCGACCCGCCGTCGGACGCGCAGCTCGCCGCCATGACGGCCGACGTGGACGCCGCGCTCGACCAGGCCGAGGAGCGGGTGCCGCTGACGTCGGCGGACACGCTGGTCGGCCTCGCCGGCTCGGTGACGACGGTCGCGGCGATCGCGCTCGGCCTGACGTCGTACGACCCGGCCGCGATCCACCACGCCCGCATCGGGATCGACCGGGTGCGGGAGACGACGGACCGGCTGCTGTCCGCGACGCACGCGGAGCGCGCGGCGATCCCGGTGATGCACCCGGGCCGCGTGGACGTGATCGGCGCGGGCGCGCTGATCCTGCGCCGCATCATGGAACGCACGGGCGCCCGCGAGGTCGTGGTGAGCGAACACGACATCCTGGACGGCATCGCCTTCTCGGTCGCGGAACGCACCGGCGCCTGA
- a CDS encoding DUF397 domain-containing protein — translation MPETPDFYTSTYSNGDRACVEVANLPSGAVAMRDSKQRDGAVLSVPGGGWAAFVAGVARGSLDA, via the coding sequence GTGCCTGAGACCCCAGACTTCTACACGTCCACCTACAGCAACGGGGACCGCGCCTGCGTGGAGGTTGCGAACCTTCCCAGTGGTGCCGTTGCGATGCGGGACAGCAAGCAGCGAGACGGTGCTGTTCTGAGTGTCCCCGGTGGCGGCTGGGCCGCGTTCGTCGCCGGTGTGGCGCGCGGTTCGCTCGACGCCTGA
- a CDS encoding DUF397 domain-containing protein: MNDMVEWRKSTYSNGSSACVEVARLAGGAVAMRDSKQRDGAVLRVPGGGWAAFVTGVARRSLGA; encoded by the coding sequence ATGAACGACATGGTTGAGTGGCGGAAGTCCACGTACAGCAACGGCTCATCCGCCTGCGTGGAGGTAGCGCGACTCGCCGGTGGTGCTGTTGCGATGCGGGACAGCAAGCAGCGGGACGGTGCTGTTCTGCGTGTCCCCGGTGGCGGCTGGGCCGCGTTCGTCACGGGTGTGGCACGCCGCTCGCTCGGCGCCTGA
- a CDS encoding helix-turn-helix transcriptional regulator codes for MGEATGSTVPRRLLGRHLRELRLRAQFTLKRAATAMEWSEAKMSRIEAGLTSVRTHDVRLLCTEYGAPEELREALVGLASETKAKGWWHAYGDAVPRDFDVFIGLEAAASAVDWYEPDLVPGLFQTPRYARVMMSEWYDKLAPEEIERRTSVRMRRQALLTRTRQPLSLRVVLSEAVLLRPVGGPDVMFEQAERIVELSALPNVELRVIPFERGFHQGMFTGQFGILKFPAISGIGEPTTVYADGYVGDLYLDKPDESAHYAGAFADMWSKALDEQATQKLLRRAVGSYERHG; via the coding sequence ATGGGCGAAGCGACCGGTTCGACCGTGCCTCGGCGCCTGCTGGGCAGGCACCTGCGGGAACTGCGGTTGCGGGCTCAGTTCACACTCAAGCGTGCCGCGACGGCCATGGAGTGGAGCGAAGCCAAGATGAGCCGGATCGAGGCCGGCCTGACCTCCGTGCGCACGCACGACGTACGGCTCCTGTGCACGGAGTACGGGGCGCCCGAGGAACTGAGGGAGGCGCTCGTCGGTCTCGCGTCGGAGACCAAGGCGAAGGGCTGGTGGCACGCCTACGGGGACGCGGTCCCACGGGACTTCGACGTCTTCATCGGACTCGAAGCGGCGGCATCGGCGGTCGACTGGTACGAACCGGACCTCGTTCCCGGTCTGTTCCAGACGCCTCGGTACGCCCGGGTGATGATGTCGGAGTGGTACGACAAACTCGCGCCGGAAGAGATCGAGCGACGGACCTCGGTTCGTATGCGGCGGCAGGCCCTCCTCACGAGGACTCGCCAACCCCTGTCGCTGCGCGTCGTTCTGAGCGAAGCCGTCCTTCTGCGCCCGGTCGGCGGCCCTGATGTCATGTTCGAGCAGGCGGAGCGGATTGTAGAGCTATCGGCGTTGCCGAACGTTGAGTTGCGCGTGATTCCCTTCGAACGTGGCTTTCATCAGGGCATGTTCACCGGCCAGTTCGGAATCCTGAAGTTCCCGGCGATCAGTGGCATCGGCGAGCCGACTACGGTGTACGCGGATGGCTACGTCGGGGACTTGTACCTGGACAAGCCCGACGAGTCAGCCCACTACGCTGGCGCGTTCGCGGACATGTGGAGCAAAGCGCTGGACGAGCAGGCGACACAGAAGCTGCTCAGGCGCGCGGTAGGGAGTTATGAACGACATGGTTGA
- a CDS encoding cyclopropane-fatty-acyl-phospholipid synthase family protein, producing MSVAPRLAALIEQVLGGPPPIGLRAWDGSTAGPQDGPVLVVRHRRALRRLLFRPGELGVARAWVAGELDVEGDLYDALERMTDLVGARPFTLPAGRRAAIARELISLIGPVVPVPLPPPPEEVPRRTGALHSLRRDRAAISHHYDVGNDFYELVLGPSMVYSCAVFGTPDTTLEDAQAAKLDLICRKLGLREGQRLLDVGCGWGSMVLHAAREYGVRAVGITLSAEQAAYARERVAKEGLEDRVEIRVQDYRETADGPYDAISSIGMAEHVGAARYREYADRLLGLLRPGGRLLNHQIARRPLEDERTYRADPFIDAYVFPDGELAPVGRTVSLLERAGFEVRDAEALREHYALTLRHWVRNLEARWDEAVRLTSPGRARVWRLYMAASAQAFERGRIGVNQVLAVRPPAGGASVLPLRPRAWVERAA from the coding sequence ATGTCCGTAGCTCCTCGGCTGGCCGCGCTCATCGAACAGGTTCTCGGCGGACCGCCACCCATCGGTCTGCGCGCCTGGGACGGCAGCACCGCGGGACCGCAGGACGGCCCGGTCCTCGTCGTACGGCACCGGCGCGCCCTGCGCCGCCTCCTCTTCCGGCCCGGCGAACTCGGCGTCGCCCGCGCCTGGGTCGCCGGCGAACTCGACGTCGAGGGCGACCTGTACGACGCGCTGGAGCGGATGACGGACCTCGTCGGCGCCCGTCCGTTCACCCTCCCCGCCGGCCGCAGGGCCGCCATCGCCCGCGAACTGATCTCCCTCATCGGCCCCGTCGTCCCCGTGCCGCTGCCGCCGCCCCCGGAGGAAGTGCCCCGCCGCACCGGCGCCCTGCACTCCCTGCGCCGCGACCGTGCCGCCATCAGCCACCACTACGACGTGGGGAACGACTTCTACGAGCTGGTCCTCGGCCCGTCGATGGTGTACTCGTGCGCCGTCTTCGGCACCCCTGACACGACGCTTGAGGACGCCCAGGCGGCGAAGCTCGACCTCATCTGCCGCAAGCTCGGCCTGCGCGAGGGGCAGCGGCTCCTCGACGTCGGCTGCGGCTGGGGCTCCATGGTCCTGCACGCCGCGCGCGAGTACGGCGTGCGGGCCGTCGGCATCACCCTCTCCGCCGAGCAGGCGGCGTACGCGCGCGAACGCGTCGCCAAGGAGGGTCTCGAGGACCGCGTCGAGATCCGCGTGCAGGACTACCGCGAGACGGCGGACGGCCCGTACGACGCGATCTCCTCCATCGGCATGGCCGAGCACGTCGGCGCCGCCCGCTACCGCGAGTACGCCGACCGCCTCCTCGGGCTGCTGCGGCCCGGCGGCCGGCTGCTGAACCACCAGATCGCCCGCCGCCCGCTGGAGGACGAACGGACCTACCGGGCCGACCCGTTCATCGACGCCTACGTCTTCCCCGACGGTGAACTCGCCCCCGTGGGGCGGACGGTGTCGCTGCTGGAACGCGCCGGCTTCGAAGTGCGGGACGCCGAGGCGCTGCGCGAGCACTACGCCCTGACGCTCCGCCACTGGGTGCGGAACCTGGAGGCGCGCTGGGACGAGGCGGTGCGCCTCACCAGCCCGGGGCGCGCCCGCGTGTGGCGGCTGTACATGGCGGCGTCGGCCCAGGCGTTCGAGCGCGGCAGGATCGGTGTCAACCAGGTCCTCGCGGTCCGGCCGCCGGCCGGTGGGGCGTCCGTCCTCCCGCTGCGGCCCCGCGCCTGGGTGGAACGGGCCGCCTGA
- a CDS encoding SigE family RNA polymerase sigma factor → MSGTRPPDERAFDAFYTASVGRLIGQLYAMTGDFAEAQDVVQEAFARAWERRAELDLDAAPEAWVRTVAWRLAVSRWRRVRTALAFARRQGPPPPVPPPDPQHVLLVRALRQIPEAQRRAVVLHHLCDLSVEQVAAETGSPVGTVKAWLSRGRAALARLLADTELDPRTARVPEVRHD, encoded by the coding sequence ATGAGCGGCACACGACCACCGGACGAGCGCGCGTTCGACGCCTTCTACACCGCGAGTGTCGGCCGGCTCATCGGCCAGCTCTACGCGATGACGGGCGACTTCGCCGAGGCGCAGGACGTGGTGCAGGAGGCGTTCGCCCGCGCCTGGGAACGCCGCGCCGAGCTGGACCTGGACGCGGCTCCCGAGGCGTGGGTGCGCACGGTGGCCTGGCGGCTGGCGGTCAGCCGGTGGCGGCGGGTGCGCACCGCGCTCGCCTTCGCCCGGCGGCAGGGACCGCCGCCCCCGGTACCGCCGCCGGATCCGCAGCACGTGCTGCTGGTCCGCGCGCTGCGGCAGATCCCCGAGGCGCAGCGGCGGGCCGTCGTGCTCCACCACCTGTGCGACCTGAGCGTCGAACAGGTGGCCGCCGAGACCGGCTCCCCCGTCGGCACGGTCAAGGCGTGGCTGAGCCGGGGGCGGGCCGCCCTGGCCCGGCTGCTGGCCGATACTGAGCTGGATCCGCGGACTGCCCGCGTACCGGAGGTGCGCCATGACTGA
- a CDS encoding DUF72 domain-containing protein, with translation MGDILIGTCSWTDPALVASGWYPPGARTPAGRLGHYASRFAVVEVDATYYGVPAAERSRRWVERTPPGFVFDVKAFALMTGHPARAGALPARLRPAGVPSGARVRAADLGADGEREVWRAFTEGIAPLRDAGRLGGVLLQFPPWFAPGERAEGRLARCRELAGDMPLTVEFRDAGWLTGGRLPRTLALLRDHGMSLVAVDTAQGLPTSVPPVAEVTAPRLAVIRLHGRSPHWGSGTKEDRFRHRYTRDELVPWVARARALARRAGAVHVLFNTCCGDAAVSAAALMADLAGTGRAEEKRR, from the coding sequence ATGGGCGACATTCTCATCGGCACCTGCTCCTGGACCGATCCCGCGCTCGTGGCCTCCGGCTGGTACCCGCCCGGCGCCCGGACGCCGGCGGGGCGGCTCGGGCACTACGCGTCCCGTTTCGCGGTCGTCGAGGTGGACGCCACCTATTACGGGGTGCCGGCCGCCGAGCGCAGCCGGCGGTGGGTGGAGCGCACGCCGCCCGGGTTCGTCTTCGACGTGAAGGCGTTCGCGCTGATGACCGGCCACCCCGCGCGGGCCGGTGCCCTGCCGGCGAGGCTGCGGCCGGCAGGGGTGCCGTCCGGCGCGCGGGTACGGGCCGCCGACCTCGGCGCGGACGGCGAACGGGAGGTGTGGCGCGCGTTCACCGAGGGGATCGCGCCGCTGCGTGACGCGGGGCGGCTCGGCGGCGTGCTCCTCCAGTTCCCGCCGTGGTTCGCGCCGGGGGAGCGGGCCGAGGGGCGGCTCGCCCGCTGCCGGGAGCTGGCCGGCGACATGCCGCTGACCGTGGAGTTCCGCGACGCCGGGTGGCTCACGGGCGGACGGCTGCCCCGCACCCTCGCCCTGCTGCGGGACCACGGCATGAGTCTGGTCGCCGTCGACACCGCGCAGGGGCTGCCCACCTCGGTGCCGCCGGTCGCCGAGGTGACGGCGCCCCGGCTGGCCGTGATCCGGCTGCACGGCCGCAGTCCGCACTGGGGGAGCGGCACCAAGGAGGACCGGTTCCGCCACCGGTACACCCGCGACGAACTGGTGCCCTGGGTGGCACGGGCGCGCGCCCTGGCGCGGCGGGCCGGGGCCGTGCACGTCCTGTTCAACACGTGCTGCGGCGACGCCGCCGTCTCGGCCGCCGCCCTCATGGCGGACCTGGCCGGTACCGGCCGTGCCGAGGAAAAACGCAGGTGA
- a CDS encoding NAD(P)/FAD-dependent oxidoreductase: protein MSTTERPRILVVGGGYVGLYAARRILKKMRYGEATVTVVDPRSYMTYQPFLPEAAAGSISPRHVVVPLRRVLPKAEVLTGRVTSIDQDRKVAQVAPLDGPGYELPFDYLVVALGAVSRTFPIPGLAEQGIGMKGVEEAIGLRNHVLEQMDRADSTTDPEIRRKALTFVFVGGGFAGAETIGEVEDLARDAAKYYPGVSRDDMRFLLVDVADKILPEVGPKLGEWGLEHLKKRGIEVHLKTSVNTCVDGHVELSNGVTADSDTIVWTAGVKPNPVLAQYGLPLGPRGHVDTQPTLQVKGTDYIWSAGDNAQVPDLAARAAGVENAWCPPNAQHALRQAKVLGDNVISGMRGFPQKEYKHASMGAVAGLGLRKGVAMIKLGKLTFRFRGRLGWYLHRGYHGMAVPTWNRKIRVFADWTLGLFLKREVVSLGAMEHPREEFYEAAAPVTAAAEAKRRAAAEAEQAGSAEKATAKAG, encoded by the coding sequence ATGAGCACCACGGAGCGTCCCCGTATTCTCGTCGTAGGCGGCGGGTACGTCGGTCTGTACGCAGCCCGCCGGATCTTGAAGAAGATGCGGTACGGCGAGGCGACCGTCACCGTCGTCGATCCTCGCTCGTACATGACGTACCAGCCCTTCCTCCCCGAGGCGGCGGCCGGAAGCATCTCCCCGCGCCACGTGGTGGTGCCGCTGCGGCGCGTGCTCCCGAAGGCCGAGGTCCTCACCGGCCGCGTCACCTCCATCGACCAGGACCGCAAGGTGGCGCAGGTCGCGCCGCTCGACGGCCCGGGCTACGAGCTGCCGTTCGACTACCTGGTGGTCGCGCTCGGCGCCGTCTCCCGGACCTTCCCCATCCCCGGTCTCGCGGAGCAGGGCATCGGCATGAAGGGCGTGGAGGAGGCCATCGGCCTGCGCAACCACGTCCTGGAGCAGATGGACCGGGCCGACTCCACGACCGACCCGGAGATCCGCCGCAAGGCGCTGACCTTCGTGTTCGTCGGCGGTGGTTTCGCCGGTGCCGAGACGATCGGCGAGGTCGAGGACCTGGCCCGTGACGCCGCCAAGTACTACCCGGGCGTCAGCCGCGACGACATGCGCTTCCTGCTCGTGGACGTGGCCGACAAGATCCTCCCCGAGGTCGGCCCGAAGCTCGGCGAGTGGGGCCTTGAGCACCTGAAGAAGCGCGGCATCGAGGTGCACCTCAAGACCTCCGTGAACACCTGCGTCGACGGTCACGTCGAGCTGAGCAACGGCGTCACCGCCGACTCGGACACCATCGTGTGGACCGCCGGCGTCAAGCCCAACCCGGTGCTCGCCCAGTACGGCCTCCCGCTCGGCCCGCGCGGCCACGTCGACACCCAGCCGACGCTCCAGGTCAAGGGCACCGACTACATCTGGTCGGCCGGCGACAACGCCCAGGTCCCCGACCTCGCGGCCCGCGCCGCCGGGGTCGAGAACGCCTGGTGCCCGCCGAACGCCCAGCACGCCCTGCGGCAGGCCAAGGTGCTCGGCGACAACGTGATCTCCGGCATGCGCGGCTTCCCGCAGAAGGAGTACAAGCACGCCAGCATGGGCGCCGTCGCCGGCCTCGGCCTGCGCAAGGGCGTCGCCATGATCAAGCTCGGCAAGCTGACGTTCCGCTTCCGCGGCCGGCTCGGCTGGTATCTGCACCGCGGCTATCACGGCATGGCCGTGCCGACGTGGAACCGGAAGATCCGGGTCTTCGCCGACTGGACGCTCGGCCTGTTCCTGAAGCGCGAGGTCGTCTCCCTCGGCGCGATGGAGCACCCGCGCGAGGAGTTCTACGAGGCCGCGGCGCCGGTGACGGCCGCCGCCGAGGCCAAGCGCCGCGCCGCCGCCGAGGCGGAGCAGGCCGGCTCGGCCGAGAAGGCCACCGCCAAGGCCGGCTGA
- a CDS encoding septum formation initiator family protein, with amino-acid sequence MAADRDRFSTATRLRALGEQAAARVYRAQSRRLAPRPPRRVRLTGRAAVLALVVCSLVVALAYPLRQYIQQRSEIADQRRQAEEAADRVAELRDEKARWQDDAYVRQQARERLMYVEPGEIGYVVPDDGDDAEDAGDEPENRGAAADRPWHERMWDGVDRADTP; translated from the coding sequence GTGGCCGCGGACCGGGACCGGTTCTCCACCGCCACCAGGCTCAGGGCGCTCGGCGAGCAGGCCGCCGCGCGGGTGTACCGCGCGCAGAGCCGCAGGCTCGCGCCCCGGCCGCCGCGCCGGGTACGCCTGACGGGCCGGGCCGCCGTCCTCGCCCTCGTGGTCTGCTCGCTCGTGGTGGCACTGGCGTATCCGCTGCGCCAGTACATCCAGCAGCGTTCCGAGATCGCCGACCAGCGCCGCCAGGCCGAGGAGGCCGCCGACCGCGTCGCTGAGCTGCGGGACGAGAAGGCCCGCTGGCAGGACGACGCGTACGTCCGGCAGCAGGCCAGGGAGCGCCTGATGTACGTGGAGCCCGGCGAGATCGGCTACGTCGTCCCGGACGACGGCGACGACGCGGAGGACGCCGGGGACGAGCCGGAGAACCGGGGCGCCGCCGCCGACCGCCCGTGGCACGAGAGGATGTGGGACGGCGTGGACCGGGCCGACACTCCCTGA
- a CDS encoding DUF501 domain-containing protein — protein METPSPADTAAVREQLGRPPRGLRAVAHRCPCGNPDVVETAPRLPDGTPFPTTYYLTCPRAASAIGTLEANGVMKEMTARLAADPDLAAAYRAAHEDYLKRRDAIEVLAGFPSAGGMPDRVKCLHVLVAHSLAAGPGVNPLGDEAIAMLPEWWRKGPCVPRDGEASDTDHDKGDPA, from the coding sequence GTGGAGACTCCCTCCCCCGCCGACACCGCCGCCGTGCGGGAGCAGCTCGGCCGCCCCCCGCGCGGCCTGCGCGCCGTCGCGCACCGCTGCCCCTGCGGCAACCCCGACGTGGTCGAGACCGCGCCCCGCCTGCCGGACGGCACACCGTTCCCGACGACGTACTACCTGACCTGCCCGCGCGCCGCGTCCGCGATCGGCACGCTGGAGGCGAACGGCGTCATGAAGGAGATGACGGCGCGCCTCGCGGCCGATCCCGACCTCGCCGCCGCCTACCGCGCCGCGCACGAGGACTACCTGAAGCGCCGCGACGCCATCGAGGTGCTCGCCGGCTTCCCGAGCGCGGGCGGCATGCCGGACCGCGTGAAGTGCCTGCACGTCCTGGTCGCGCACTCGCTGGCCGCCGGCCCCGGCGTGAACCCGCTGGGCGACGAGGCCATCGCGATGCTGCCGGAGTGGTGGCGCAAGGGGCCGTGCGTGCCGCGCGACGGCGAGGCCAGTGACACCGACCACGACAAGGGGGACCCGGCATGA
- a CDS encoding XRE family transcriptional regulator: MDGARSWAEVGERIAEARLAAGMSQGDLASRVGLDRTAVVRIEAGDRRITALELFRLAEVLGVPLAHLVTRPPQALVSRRSALEEAADEAARARYRLDARLEEHTRHAQWLVDHRFLVPPALDPRVRRKGSEVDPVALALAAREAVGRPSGPLGPLADVLERLGLYVTVVDEAAEGASLLLHGFGVAVISGQAPPGRRRWTAAHELGHHLMQDEYHSDAGVAAGRDEREQLIDRFVEEFLLPAADMRRAWTDDADGRHPRAIMIGLSASYRLSWGAVVSRARRLSLVGADEARRQRADTPMRGDFLAVHGSEPVPDLEIGTTGAQWRRAALAAWSRGRITAPRAVELLYGAVSEDELPGRSVEDCLP, from the coding sequence ATGGATGGTGCGCGGAGCTGGGCGGAAGTGGGCGAGCGGATCGCCGAGGCGCGCCTCGCCGCCGGTATGAGCCAGGGCGACCTGGCGTCCCGGGTGGGGCTGGACCGTACCGCCGTCGTACGCATAGAGGCCGGGGACCGGCGCATCACCGCCCTGGAGCTCTTCCGGCTGGCCGAGGTGCTGGGCGTTCCGCTCGCGCATCTGGTCACCCGGCCTCCGCAGGCCCTCGTGTCGCGCCGGAGCGCGCTGGAAGAGGCGGCGGATGAGGCCGCGCGTGCCCGCTACCGCCTCGACGCGCGGCTCGAGGAGCACACCCGTCATGCGCAGTGGCTGGTCGATCACCGGTTCCTCGTCCCGCCGGCCCTCGATCCGCGGGTGCGGAGGAAGGGGAGCGAGGTCGATCCGGTTGCACTCGCCCTTGCCGCTCGGGAGGCAGTAGGACGCCCCTCCGGTCCGCTGGGGCCGCTGGCCGACGTCCTGGAACGCCTTGGGCTGTATGTGACGGTGGTCGACGAGGCCGCCGAGGGCGCTTCGCTCCTGCTCCACGGTTTCGGCGTCGCCGTGATCAGCGGGCAGGCGCCGCCGGGACGACGACGCTGGACCGCAGCGCACGAACTCGGGCACCACCTGATGCAGGACGAGTACCACAGCGACGCCGGCGTGGCCGCCGGGCGGGACGAACGCGAGCAGCTCATCGACCGGTTCGTGGAGGAGTTTCTGCTGCCCGCTGCCGACATGCGGCGGGCGTGGACGGACGACGCGGACGGCAGGCACCCCAGGGCGATCATGATCGGCCTGTCGGCCTCCTACCGGCTGTCCTGGGGCGCCGTCGTCAGCAGGGCGCGGCGTCTGTCGCTGGTCGGGGCGGACGAGGCCAGGCGTCAGCGAGCCGATACGCCGATGCGTGGCGACTTCCTGGCGGTGCACGGAAGCGAGCCGGTTCCCGACCTGGAGATCGGCACGACCGGCGCACAATGGCGCCGGGCGGCTCTGGCAGCATGGTCCCGTGGCCGGATCACCGCGCCCCGGGCGGTCGAACTCCTCTACGGAGCCGTCTCGGAGGACGAACTGCCCGGCCGAAGCGTGGAGGACTGTCTGCCGTGA